TGCCATTTAAAAACTTGATATGAAGTAGCTGAAGGTTCTGCTGATCTTGAATTTTCTAGTTGTGAAATTTAATGTTCTGTTTCTGTTTTGGTTAGAATTTCATGAATGAACTGTTACATCTCATGAGAATGAAAGCATGTCCTAACTTATATAAGCTGTGCTGTCAGATACAGCATGTTACATAGCTACATTACCTAACTAATTTCAATGAATATGACATATTAATGTCATGCTTATGCAACCTTACAAATGCTGcctgatatatataataataatataataataataataataataataatatagtgtacATCGCAACCCTTATTTACTTCCAACTATCCTGTAACAGTAACAGATGAGACTGTTTTTTACTTGTTTACCattactttaatttttttttttttacctggaAACTCTACAACTAGTAAGCTTTCTGAAGTCAATGTTCTTTAACACTAGTTGAAGTTTCTTATTGACTTGCTAGCACCATTTTATCCAACACTTTTTAGGTTTCATGAGTAGAAACTAAATTAATCGCCCCTGTTCATacgtttttattaattaattttgtcTTAGAATTATAAAGCGATACCGCCTCTGTTTCCTGTATGAAAACACATATCTACCTGTTCGACATGGTTGTCATGTTTACCTTTTAGCTAAGTTTTAAAACCAACATAGAAGACCTTTTTATGGGGAAAAGAAAGTGCTCCAACTAACCAACCTGGTTGGGTCCTGCTTGTTTATATATACCATTTCCTCCTGCTTTTTCTTTGTTTCAAGGGTTCCATCTAATTGGCTCACTATAATCACATATTTGTAATTTTGTATCGTATAAGAGTGAATGAATGGTCTTAAGTCTCAACACGCGTTTATCATGTACCCTTTGTTTGTTAGGGAAATGGTGAAGAAACTGTGATCAAGACAGCAAAGAAGATCCCGAGCCAGAAGTTTACGGAGCTTTCAGGGAACAATATTTTTGAAGGAGATGAGCCTCCAGCAGCTTCAACCGAGAAGCCGTTAAGCTCTGCAAAACTTCGGGAAATGAGTGGAAGCAACATCTTTGCAGATGGGAAAGCAGAATCCAGAGACTATCTAGGTGGCGTTCGCAAGCCGCCAGGTGGTGAGAGTAGCATTGCATTGGTTTAGGTTCTAACTCATTTGttttcaacattattattattattattatattattatttctgGGTCTTTTTTAAAAAACTGTCTGGTGCTACTTGCTAATGATATTCATATGGATACTACTGGGTTGTGGCTGttttatcatttgtttatttaggATATATGATAGTGTATGGACTATGGACCAAACATATGACATATGCACTTTTGGCTTGTTAGGTTGGCAATGTTCATAATTATGTGTTTGTCATGTCATAGTGATTTGTTCGAAATACTCGGTATTATGTgggcaagttttttttttttttttttttttttaaaaaaaagtgtgGGCAAGTTTAACCACTCCGACTCGCAAAAAGGTGATCTATTTGAATACTACTCTGTAGGTGATCTGTTTGAATACTACTCTGTATTATGTTTACGCTGTGTTATCAACTCTACATTAATATGGTTCATAATCTCCTCTCTATGAACTGTGCTAAATTGCTAATCGCCTTCATGGAATGAGACCAAAAACTCCGACACAAATCCGTCAATTTCTAGGTatgcctggcaaacgggtcaggttgggtcgctttgggtaacgggtcaaaatgattttgggttgaaatgagccataggtcaaacgggtcaaaatgggtcaggttgggtaacgggtcgaaacgggtcacaggtcatttgggtcaaatgggttatatctgttataataataataataatatagatatggatagtcaattttggtgtatacatatagtcaattttggtacacaaagtatgtatttttatattgagattttaggctataaatactcatgaatgcaagcattaaacttgcaccatttctcacacttacaaagtgtttctttctttctctccattatcatctttgttcttacacttcattattagtattctaaatcaagaatcaaatcactaaaggtagttataagcctactgaattataacatcaagaatcaaaccactaaaggtagttataagcctactgaattataacatcaagaatcaaaccactaaaggtagttataagcctactgaattataacacgttatcagcacgataatcttaatactaaatatggttggctctgccaccaaaatgatatatggtcggttataccaccaaaatgatatatggtcggttataccaccaaaatgatatatggtcggttataccaccagaatgatataggtcggttataccacctgaaaaaatatatggtcgacactgtcgccaaattttcatttatgtttactaatatttatatttttgttatataacatttatttatgattgcttacacatggtcgacactgtcacctacttatcatttatgttatattaaatttatgtttaatgtttatatacttatgaatataaattgactctaatttatcatgatgtttgttttaatttttgataatagaaaatgtcgaatctggaaaagcttaaatttactcctttagaatcaactggaaacaactacatgccatgggttataaaagtaaaaatgcatcttaaatcaatgggcattcttgaaaccataaatgaaaacaacacttgttctgaaaaagaacaagctacggcatgttgctttattcatcaacatattgatgaatgcttacaaaataattatgtgactgtagaagatccccatgttttatgggaaggtctcaaaagcagattcaataatcaaagagaaattttacttccagctgcaatggaacaatggagaacattaaggttccaagactttaagaaagtaaatgaatacagctcagctctgtataatacatgttcacaacttaaattctgtggacatgaaattagtgatgcagacatgatggagaaaactttctccacaatgaatgctgcaaacatcacagtgcaaagaaatttgagaatgctaaagttcaaaacatatcctgaacttaattcatatctcttagttgcagagcaaaatgatgagctattaatgaaaaatcagcaatcccgtcctactggtacacttgcaatccctgaagcaaatactgcaaataattataaacagggacaaggacgcgggcaaggtcgtggttataataaccatcaccatcatcatgccaaaagccataactatggtagaaaccatccttatggtaatggtaatgggcgtggacgtggtcgtggtcgtggccgtggtggtcaaagaaatagtaatccacgaaaatataaatatcaaccacaaaacaagcccattaaacaagatgttgaagaaaattcttctaaaaattatgaagaatcttgctacagatgtggtagaatgggccactgggctaatacttgccgaacatctaaacatcttgttaagatgtatcaggattcgctgaaaggtaaagaaaaggaagtaaattttgtggataatattgatccaacagtcactgagaaaccatctgatttatatgaagatttcttgaatgtttaagttgtgtgtcttttgaaaaataaacgatttaatatcgtctgtctttgtcattatgtttgctaaatgtttcagtactatctatttgcgtttaaaatattgtgtaatattaatgtactcactatttatttcttatatatgaagttcaatatgaattttgctggaatacaacatcaatcaagtggtggagatctctgtatagcagacagtggaactacacacactatacttaaatccgagaaatattttattgatctaaaaccaacggaaggaactatacatacaatatcaggacctgctaacttgataaaagggataggaaaggcaaatttcatactaccaaatggtacaaaatttttaataaatgatgccttattttctcccaagtcaagcagaaatttattgagtttctccgacatataccttaacgggtatgattatcagtcagtgacaacagaaaatgagaaatatttaagtatcactgacaagagtcatgtggttgaaaaactgccaagacttagttctggattacattatacacatataaatgtaccagaaatacatatggtagttaacgaaaaatatattgatcctggtgtattcagtttatggcataacagattaggccatccaggatcaacaatgatgaaaaggattattgaatgtactcatggacatccactaaaggatagaaaaatccatcatgatacaatggttccatgtacatcttgctctcttggaaaattgataactagaccctcaccacttaaggttgagaaagaatcaccaatgtttcttgaaagaattcaaggtgatatatgtggaccaattcatccaccatgtggaccatttagatatttcatggttctaatagacgcatctagcagatggtctcatgtttgtctgttatcaagccgtaatgtggcatttgcaaaatttcttgcccaaattattaaattgagagctcattttcctgattacaccattaaaagggtgagacttgataatgctggtgaatttacatctcaagcatttaatgactattgcatgtctataggaattgttgttgaacattctgttgctcatgtgcatacacaaaatgatttagccgagtcattgattaaacgtttacagttaatcgctagaccattgataatgagaacaaaactccctgtatctatatggggtcatgcaattttacatgctgctgcattgattcgcatcagaccaagtgcaagtcataaatattcccccctacaacttgcttttggtcaagagccaaatatttcccatcttagaacatttggttgtgcagtgtatgttccaattgcgacaccacaacgtacaaaaatgggtcctcaaaggaggttgggaatatatgttggatatgaaacatcttcaatattaaggtatattgaacctatgacaggtgacgtttttacagcacgttttgctgattgtcattttaatgaaacattgttccctagattagggggagaaatgaaaaataaagaaaatgatgtttcatggtgtgaacctcaattaaagtatcttgatcctcgcacaaaagaatgcgagacagaagttcaaaagataatgcatatacaagaacttgcaaatcaattgcctgatgcatttacagatacaaaaacggtgacaaaatcatatataccagcagtaaatactccagctcgaattgaaattccaaaagctggcaataacgtcactcatgaatctttgccacgtcagaaacgtggaagaccaatcggttcaaaggataaaaatcctcgaaaaagaaaatcagctgataatgaagtaaaagaaagtgttcaagaagaaccacaaatcagtactcctactgcagaggagattgatgatgtcaatacagaaattgcaatcaattatgcatattcaaaaatattatggaaccgaaatgaaatgaaaaatcttgatgagaaattttcatttaatgttgcatatgacatcatgaataatgatgatgatccagaaccaacatctatggttgaatgtcaaaatagacatgattgggctcaatggaaagaagcaatacgagctgaattagaatcactcaataaaagaaaagttttcggatccatcattctcgctcctaaagatgtgaaacctgtaggatacagatggatttttgtccgaaaaagaaatgagaaaaatgaagttacaaggtataaagctagacttgtagctcaaggtttttctcaaagaccgggaattgattatgaagaaacttattctcctgttatggatgcaattacttttaggtacttaatcagtctggcagtttctaaaaatttagaaatgcatctcatggatgttgtgactgcttatctatatggatcacttgatagtgatatatatatgaagatacctgaaggatttaaggtaccagaagcatcaaatgcaaaacccaaagaaatgtattcgattaaattacaaagatctttatatgggttaaaacaatcgggacgtatgtggcataaccgattaagtgattacttgataagcaaagggtatacaaataatcttacttgcccttgtgttttcattaagaaaacaacatccggatatgtgatcatagctgtttatgttgatgatcttaacatcataggtacaaataaagagatccatgaagccattcaacttctaaagaaagaatttgaaatgaaagatctcggaaaaaccaagtattgccttggtttacaaattgagcatatgcctaatggtttacttgtacatcaaacaacatatactgaaaagattttgaaacgtttcaatatggacaaggcaaaaccattaagtactcctatggttgttagatcactcaatgttgaagctgatccatttcgtccatgtgaagatcaagaagacattcttggaccagaagtaccatatcttagtgcaattggagctcttatgtatcttacaaattgtacaagacctgacatttcttttgcagttaatttgttggcaaggttcagctctgctcctaccaaaagacactggaatgggatcaaacacatatttcgataccttcgaggaactactgatttaggattattttattctaacgaatcaaaacaagatttggttggttatgcagatgcaggttatttatctgatccacataaagctaaatctcaaactggatatgtattcctaaatggaggtactgcaatatcatggcgttctcaaaaacaaacacttgttgctacatcgtcaaatcatgccgaagtgattgcattacatgaagctactcgagaatgtttttggttgagatcaatgacacaactcattactgattcttgtggactagaacgcgataaaagtccaacaactatctatgaagataatgcagcttgcatagcacagatgaaagaagggtatatcaaaagtgaccgaacaaaacacataccacctagattcttctcatacactcaaaatctcattaaggacaaccagattgaaatgagatatgtgcaatctagcaaaaactctgctgatcttttcacgaaagcacttccaactgctattttcagaacacacgttcataacattggcatgagacatgttcaaaagatgtaacagctgaagcgatgtctacttgagggggagtcaactccatgctgcactctttttcccttagctaaagttttttcccactgggttttctttagcaaggtttttaacgaggcagtaatttatagttgatcttcaacaaaataaaattgctatccaagggggagtgttataataataataataatatagatatggatagtcaattttggtgtatacatatagtcaattttggtacacaaagtatgtatttttatattgagattttaggctataaatactcatgaatgcaagcattaaacttgcaccatttctcacacttacaaagtgtttctttctttctctccattatcatctttgttcttacacttcattattagtattctaaatcaagaatcaaatcactaaaggtagttataagcctactgaattataacatcaagaatcaaaccactaaaggtagttataagcctactgaattataacatcaagaatcaaaccactaaaggtagttataagcctactgaattataacaatatcgttttttttacatttattacattattttatattacattattttagttattaatatttattatttattatatatacataagaacTATTAATttacataataaatgatatacagtgaaacctctataaattaataatgttgggacagagatattttattaatttagcgagatattattatatcgataaattaataaattatcaaTTTAAAAAAATTGGCTTATATTTGTGATCAAGTCTCAAATTAATGTATCGGCATTCAAAATTATCATGTGCGTTCACTTTATCTATTTGAATAAAACATAAACAGGGACCTTTAAAATTCTCATGTATGTACATTCACACATTAATGAACTTGTCAAGTTCAACGTATATTGAGATTTCAAAaaaaaatagtaattattaatttatagttttgtgGGGACCAATATATTTATATTGAGAtttcaaaaaaattattatcttattattttatcgattggGGTCTAAATTTAAACTGGTCCCAAGTTGGGACCggataaattattaattttatcgaggttattaatttatcgagtattaaattaAAGAGGTTTTACTGTAACATGAATGCTTTCATAAATTTTTGACGGATGAAACTTTTTGTGCTCGACCCATTTGACTCATTCACAAAATCCATTAGACCCATTTCTATTTATTGATCTTTGAGTATTGATCCATTAGACCCGTTCCTTCATTTTTTTTATAGGACTCAATAGACTGGAGAGAAACCCATTTGGATCTTTTTTTAAATTTTGATATACATTGTTAGGTTTAATTtttctcaagacccaattgacctgaaagcttgacccatttgacccgaatTAAAGTGTATAGGTCACAATTGCCAGGTCTattatttattcaagatttctctaagGTAGCATGACCTTTGACTGCATTGACTTACAAGGAAGAAGTATGATTGATCCAAATAGCAGGAGTCTGCCTACTAATCAACTGTTAAAGCATAAGTTAACCTCTGAAATGCCACAAATTTGGATATATGAAATTATCTCGGCTAGTCTTTAGCATTCTTGATTTGATACCATAGATTTTCGAACACCAAACGTTATCACAAGTCCAAAAGAAATTATTATTCATAAAATACCAGCATACATAATACGCGGAGTACTCGACATAGAAAAAAGATGACCGGGTTTATTAGCACACACGCTCACAGAAATGAAGGCACGAAACACACCCAAAACCACATCGCCACATAACAAAATCTCAGAAATCAGAAACAACATTAAATCGATACATACTCAAGGCCGGTGGCTGTTTTAGAATTTTTAGTTCTAAGCATCAGCACAACCGATAAGAGCCAAAAGCATCTGTTCGTAATCTCCTCTAGTGTCCTTAGCAATCGCCTTCTCTAGAGGGACGCTGTTCCTCTTTTGATACTGTTCTTTTATGGTTTTCATGTCAACTTCAGCTCGTGTAGCAATAACCCGAGTTAGTGCACCCTCATCCGTTCCCGTTTTGTTGATCGATAGCCTAACTACCTTCTCAAAGTACTTCTCAGGGTACGTTAGGCACTTTATGGTTGATCTTAGTAACGCAAGGTACTCGTCTTTTGGATCTTCCTTCAAATCCTGCAATTTAAAATCATCAATCACAAATTTTGATCATTGAAGAATATATGAGTAATAGAATTAGGGGtggtttatttttttctgtattaatTCTATTTGGCTCTTAATGAGAAGGGGTTTCTGATTCTACGTCTCCTAGAAACAAATCAATTTTCAGATTAAACACAGATTAAGTGACAAAGAAACGGCAATTTTACTTACTGAATTAAGAGCTCTACAGAAACACAGAAACAGCTCATTAAGAGGAAACTAAAACACAGTCTTACTGAACAACCCCTCCCACGTTTGAAAAAAGATAAGAACTTTTAGGCCTGGTTTGTACTCATCCTCATACCTTGTTGATATCTTTTCCAAACTGATTTTTGTACTGGTTGAGTGTCGCATTGATCTGCACTTTGCTTCTCGTGGCGAGGATTCTGATGAAATCATCGTCATTGTAGCATTTGTCACTAATTTTCTCATGGAGCAACTTGGCTTCGGTTTTTGCAAGAGTCATGTTCACTTCGGTCCCCTCGTAACGATACGTCGCCACTAGAGGCAACAACAGCTACAACAACAACAGCACAAGTTTTAGCCCATCTACACTGTTATGATAAAGTTTTTGAAATATGGGTATTATGGTTTCATTAAAAAGGTTATACCTTTCGGAAGTCGCCAGTTGTGTGATAAGCAACATCCTCTTCAATGGATTTCTTATAACAAGTATGATAAGCTTTTTTTGCAAGGAGCAGATCATGTGCCGATCTAGTACAAACAATCTCCACAAGTACTTGATTACTTTTAGTCCATCTTTTCGTAGCTTCGTTGGCCAAATACGCATCACGTTCAGATGCATCAAGTGCCCAAAGATGAACCAACCTCTAAACAAAATCAAAAAAATTCAAACCCATATCAAGAAATCTGATCTTGATCTCATCTGTTATCTGTTATCTGTTATATATATTATAGTACTATCTAAAAGTTGAATTAAAATTAACCTCAAAGTCATTGGAGAGCTCCTTATCGAGCGATTTAAGGAGATCTTCATTGTAAGTAGAAGCATAAGTTTCTCGAATATGTTTTCGTTGTTCGGCATTTCGATGAGACAAGATCGAAATGATCAGATCCTCATTTGTTCCCCATCCTTCAAAAATAGTATAACAACAAGTTTGATCACAGAACAATCATAGATAATTCTAATCCTATTCAAACTTAGTCATAGATACATAAAGAAGAGATATCATCTAAAGGTTAACGATTACTATCTTTAAAAATTGCATACATTTATATCATCGGATTGAATTCATCATTATATTTTTCTATGAGACTAGATCAAACTCGTGTCAAcaccatatatatgtatgtatatatatatatatatatatatatatatatatatatatatatatatatatatatatagacagttTACATACGCATAGATATACCTGAAAAGGCTTTCCGGAGCTGTTCAACATCGTCGGTGACGGAGGTATGTGCCGGAACTGTGATGGTCGACATTTTTTCAGTTATCTTTTTCTTGAATTATTGCAGACTGTTACTTGACTTTTTATTTTGTTTGTGATAAAGTTATGGTTATAAATAACATCACACCATCAACGatcctattattaattattattataaattataattctaTTCAagattgcaaaattcgctattcggggattaatcggtcgagactttggaaggattaatcgacaattcggggattaatcggagattaatcggattgtactgtatacatttaaatattaaattttaaaaatatatgtgtaactatagataaaaaccataaatataaagataatttttaacataattgtctaaaattgttcattttgcttcaaaactataaaattctagtttaaattcatgttataaTGTTAATCATTTTATATTTTGACTaaatttgattaccaaattcgattttgatccatcaattgacgttgaccgtttaattaaacgaatttttaaaaatcggaacggattgctcataaaaatgattaatcggggattaatcgatgagtaatcgggttttttacaacactgattatattagttatgaatagtaaccaggggcattttcgactttttacttttttattttttttattttaactaaatttcatttttaccaacaaagccccccacacttttttgaaaaattcaaatcgaccctccAAAtatggggtaaagtgtcaaataaccattttaataaaaaaaatcttaaataaactccacccaaatattcaatgggtcatatcttctcgctcgcagcgagttaaatttttccgacaccatcgttaaactcgaaataattttaggaacacaatgtcactagctatacgcaaaacggacattttttaaaaaacgctaaatatttgaggtacttttcatacacgttgcgttaaatttttaaaagtcgacaattccatagcgaaacgcggagatgcacatatattgttaatttaaaataacatttaaatctcccacgggttataccttttagttcgactcgagttgcgcttcaacgacatcgttagccacaaaataattttactaaacgcaataaaatacattgaaaaccgaacacccggcgcgaagcgagggttcgataactaggtattatgatgataataataaataaataaattatcatgaatataaattaaaattaaaaggttaaaaaaattaatattaataattaaattaatgaaATGGTGTGCCATACTTCTTTAGTACGGagtaatttattattaatgaaaatatattttttaaagattattaacatatttaccacctataacaaaaatatataaatcttACCCTTTTCCTCTCTTCAAGTAAAGCAAACTTGTCGGCAATAACGTTGAtttcaatttaaatttaaattaaaggttATTTATTTGGCTGATGGACTGATTGTATACGTGCATTAAAAATCAACATCTTGTCAAATTCATAGATGGATCCAAATCcaaataaataaatagattaataatggATTTTCCATCTACTTAGCCACGTCGCAtaaatcaaaaaataaaaaaagaaaatccACTTTTCTAGTTTATTCAACGTATATACCTTTAATATGGGGATCCACGTTCCAATTTAAGTTGCCGCGTTTTCATACATCTACTTTAACCAATAAAGTCCAATTATGCATTTTCTGTCGACATTAAGACTAATATCCAATCCTTTAAAATTTATAAGTACTACTTTCTCCGCCTTCAATTCCAACTTCACGTATGtagatataattaaaaaaaaaaataaaactgaaaagtaaacatAAAGCACAATTTATGAcaatttcttaaactgtgtgttttataTATGTGaactattaatatttataaattgtgCATTTTTTGTctgtaaattattattaatatgggaCGGGACGACGTACTTTTATTTCACTACCGAGTATTTCTCAAATCAGCAATTTAGAGTATCTATCAAACCAAATTCTACTATCTTGAGCAATTTTTCAC
This genomic window from Rutidosis leptorrhynchoides isolate AG116_Rl617_1_P2 chromosome 2, CSIRO_AGI_Rlap_v1, whole genome shotgun sequence contains:
- the LOC139892774 gene encoding annexin Gh1-like → MSTITVPAHTSVTDDVEQLRKAFSGWGTNEDLIISILSHRNAEQRKHIRETYASTYNEDLLKSLDKELSNDFERLVHLWALDASERDAYLANEATKRWTKSNQVLVEIVCTRSAHDLLLAKKAYHTCYKKSIEEDVAYHTTGDFRKLLLPLVATYRYEGTEVNMTLAKTEAKLLHEKISDKCYNDDDFIRILATRSKVQINATLNQYKNQFGKDINKDLKEDPKDEYLALLRSTIKCLTYPEKYFEKVVRLSINKTGTDEGALTRVIATRAEVDMKTIKEQYQKRNSVPLEKAIAKDTRGDYEQMLLALIGCADA